DNA from Candidatus Hydrogenedentota bacterium:
TCGGGACCGGCGTCGCCTTTGTCTACAGCATTGTGGCTACGTTGATACCCTCCATATTTCCTCACTCGCTGCGCGGCCATGGCGGATCGATACCTGTCTACTTCGAGTCCGCCGCTGTGATCATCACGCTGGTCCTGCTTGGACAAGTTCTGGAACTGAAGGCCAGGGCGCGCACTTCCAGCGCAATCAAGCAACTCCTTGGCCTGGCGCCCAACAAAGCGCGCATCGTTCGAGGCAAGGGGCAGGAGGAAGATATCCCCCTGAGCGAGGTACGCGTGGGCGACCGGCTCCGTGTGCGGCCCGGCGACCGGGTACCCGTCGATGGTCTTGTACTGGACGGCGCGAGTGTCGTCGATGAATCGATGTTGACAGGCGAACCCGTGCCCGTCGAGAAGAAGCCAGGCGATCTTGTTACCGGTGGAACGGTCAACGGGAAGGGCAGCTTCATTATGCAGGCCGAGCGCGTAGGAGCAGACACGCTGCTCGCGCAGATTGTGCGCATGGTGAGCGAAGCGCAGCGCAGCCGGGCCCCCGTACAACGCCTTGCCGACGTGGTCTCCGGAATCTTTGTTCCCACTGTCATTGTGGCGTCGGTCGTCACGTTTGTTGTGTGGATGTTGGTTGGCCCCGAACCGCAATTGGCATACGCGCTTGTTAACGCCGTTTCCGTTCTCATTATCGCGTGCCCGTGCGCGCTCGGACTTGCCACTCCCATGTCGATTATGGTTGGTGTGGGGCGCGGTGCGATGGCCGGAGTCCTTGTGAAGAACGCCGAAGCCCTTGAATCGCTCGAGAAGATCGATACCGTTGCGGTTGACAAGACGGGCACGCTTACCGAAGGGCGGCCGCGCGTAATCAGTCTTATTGCCGCGAGAGGGTTCAAGGCAAACGATGTGGTTCGCATCGCCGCGGGTATCGAGCAGGCCAGCGAGCATCCACTTGCCGCTGCCATAGTCGATGCCGCGCGCGTGCAACATCTCGAGCCCGCCGAAGTGGCGGAGTTTACGTCGCGCACAGGGCGTGGGGTCATGGGGGTGGTCGAGGGGCAGCGGGTTCTCGTCGGCAGTGAAGCCTTTATGAAAGAGGAAGGCGTGTCGCTGGAGTCTCTGGCTTCACACATTCAGACTCAGCACCGCGACGCGCATACGGTCGTCATTGTCGCGCTCAACGGACACGCCGCCGGGTTGATTGGCATCAGCGATCCGATTAAGGCTTCCGCTTCCGAGGCCATAAAAGCGCTTCATGAGGTCGGGCTTCGCGTGGTAATGCTCACGGG
Protein-coding regions in this window:
- a CDS encoding heavy metal translocating P-type ATPase, whose translation is MKVDPATAKHRHTHEGVDYVFCSASCATKFATDPAAYLNKTSPSKSTLTADSFRVGAPQGESPCCHGHAASPATPAPAAKGQDTRYYICPMCPGVRQQGPGDCPVCGMALEPETVELPSSAVEYTCPMHPEVAEEVPGTCPICGMTLEPRTIVTEEQNPELADMTRRFKIAVGFTIPLFMIAMAEMVPAALLTPIAPMRVWLFVQLLFAAPVVLYCGWPFFVRGARSVVSMRLNMFTLIALGTGVAFVYSIVATLIPSIFPHSLRGHGGSIPVYFESAAVIITLVLLGQVLELKARARTSSAIKQLLGLAPNKARIVRGKGQEEDIPLSEVRVGDRLRVRPGDRVPVDGLVLDGASVVDESMLTGEPVPVEKKPGDLVTGGTVNGKGSFIMQAERVGADTLLAQIVRMVSEAQRSRAPVQRLADVVSGIFVPTVIVASVVTFVVWMLVGPEPQLAYALVNAVSVLIIACPCALGLATPMSIMVGVGRGAMAGVLVKNAEALESLEKIDTVAVDKTGTLTEGRPRVISLIAARGFKANDVVRIAAGIEQASEHPLAAAIVDAARVQHLEPAEVAEFTSRTGRGVMGVVEGQRVLVGSEAFMKEEGVSLESLASHIQTQHRDAHTVVIVALNGHAAGLIGISDPIKASASEAIKALHEVGLRVVMLTGDSKATADVVAKKLGIDEVRAEVLPDAKADAIKALQDEGRRVAMAGDGINDAPALSQANVGIAMGTGTDIAMQSADITLVR